The following is a genomic window from Psychrobacter immobilis.
GCGGGACTTGGTGTCATGAGCGTGTTGGCCATGAAAACCAATGTGGATGCCAGCCAAATGCTGCCAGTAAATGTCTATGGCATGATGAGCTATTTAGAGCCTGCATTATTATTTATCTTAGCCGTAACTGTACTGGGCAATCCGTTTGAATCAGCGATGATTTATAGCTATGGTTTGATTTGGCTCGGTATTATCTGTCTGATTATGCACGGTATACGTCAATTACGCAGTGCTCATAAACAATCGCAAACGACAAAGATTGCGCCAGTTGTTTGAAAGTTAATAAGTAAGAGTAATCGAATAAATAAAAACGGGCGATTCAGCATAAAGTTGAATCGTCCGTTTTTTTAAGATTAACACCAATCTGTTGAAAGATGGCTTTAATCTAAATCCTTCTTAAAACCACGCTGCTTATCACGTTCCCAGTCACGGTCTTTAAGCGTTTTACGTTTGTCGTGCTGTTTTTTACCCAATGCCAAGCCAATTTGACATTTCACCAGCGAGTTTTTCCAATAGCAGGATAATGGCACGCAGGCATAGCCTTTTTGGTTGACTGCACCCATTAACTTTTCGATTTCGCGGCGATTAAGCAGCAGTTTACGGGTACGTATACTATCAGGACTGACATGCGTCGAGCTGGATAGTAGCGGCTGGATATGCGCGCCAAACAGGAATGCCTCATTATTACGAAAGATAATATAAGCTTCGGTAATGGTCATTTTGCCCGCGCGAATGGCTTTTACTTCCCAACCTTGTAACGACAATCCTGCCTCAAACGTTTCTTCAATAAAATACTCGTGTCGAGCTTTTTTATTGGCACAAATTTGATTCTCTGGTTTTTTTGATTTTTTTGACATAATTTCTCCATAAGGACTGCCTACAAATACAAAGTCCTTATATGACTATTCCTACTGATTCCTCATCCTAACTCAATAAATGGTATTGTCCTTTATTTGGTTTATAAAACGGATGAGTCGAACCGCCTATTGTAGCAAAGCCTCTAACAAAAATGTAAGTCGGCTATTAGGACAAATGTAGCCAATATAGTCGAAGTCATTTAAGGTGGGTACACAGCAATCGGGCGCAAACAGAAGACTGAGTACATTAAGTGAGTTTAAGGCGGTAACTATTTACAAATGCATCGACGATAAGTATTAAGTTTGAGCAAAATTTGCTAGCATATAGCCTAATATTACTGACCCTATTAGCCACGCTATGAGCCACTCTACTTCTTCGAAATTGCATACCAAGATTTTATATCCTGGTACCTTTGATCCTATTACCAATGGTCATGTGGACTTGGTCACACGCGCCACCAAACTGTTTGATGAGGTCGTTATTGCGGTTGCCTCAGGACATCACAAAAAGCCTTTATTTAACTTTGAGGAGCGCGTCGCCTTAGTCGAGACAGTATTTGCTGACTTGCCGCAAGTATCGGTGGTGGGTTTTGAAGGTCTACTCGTTGACTTTATGCGTGAAAAAAATGCCACTGCTGTCTTACGAGGTCTGCGTGCGATGTCAGATTTTGAATATGAATTTCAGCTGGCCAATATGAATCGTGAGCTTGATGAAAACTTTGAAGCAGTGTTTTTGACGCCATCGCAGAATTATTCCTTTATCTCATCGACAATGATTCGAGAAATCGCCAAACTCGGTGGTGATGTGACTAAATTTGTCCCGCCATGTGTGTCACAAGCTTTTGCTGAAAAACTCAATCTTAAATAGCAAAATACCTGCTGACAATGAAGATGTGTTGAATATTTAAACGCATCGAAATCCTCAAAGCCACCGATACAAGTGCTATAAGCAAAATATAAGGAGCAGTCTATGGCGTTATTAATTACTGATGAATGCATCAACTGTGATGTGTGCGAGCCTGCCTGCCCAAACGAAGCCATCTCAGAAGGCGATGATATTTATGTGATTGACCCTGATTTATGCACCGAATGTGTCGGGCACTTCGACGAGCCGCAATGCGTGGTCATTTGCCCTGTGGATTGCATCCCTCATGATCCCAATCATGTCGAGACCGAAAGCGATTTGTTGTCAAAATATAAACGCATTACTGGTCAATAAAATATGACAACATCACTCTTATCTACGAAATCAACGAACGACTTTGACCAGCAACATCTCTGGCATCCTTATGCTAGTCTACCGCCGACTTATCCTAATATTGTGATTGATCACGCTGATGGTATTTATATCGTTACTGAAGACGGCACGCGCTTGATCGATGGTATGTCATCGTGGTGGGCGAGCGTCCATGGCTATAATCATCCCAAACTAAACGCGGCAATTATTGATCAGTTGGGTAAAATGGCGCATGTCATGTTTGGTGGTTTGACCCATCAACCCGCGATAGACTTGGGTAAAAAGCTGCTTGCAATCGTTCCTGCTGGACTGGATGCCATATTTTATGCAGATAGCGGTAGCATTGCGGTAGAAGTGGCATTAAAGATGGCATTGCAATATCAAATTGCCGCTAAGCGTCCGCAAAAGTGCCAATTTGCCTCGACCCATTCTGGCTATTATGGTGATACGTGGCATGCGATGAGTGTCTGCGACCCTATCAATGGCATGCACAGCTTGTATGGTAAACAGTTACCGATGCAGCATTTTGTGCCAGCTCCGCCAATGGGCTTTGAGCGTGATATTAGCCAGTCTGAATATGATGAATTAACGGATTTCTTTGATAAAAATAGCGATCAGCTCGCCGGTTTTATTATCGAGCCGATTATTCAAGGCGCAGGCGGCATGCGTTTTTATAGCCCAGAATACTTACAACTGTTGCGAAAGCTCTGTGATGAATATGATGTTGTATTAATTGCTGATGAAATCGCCACAGGCTTTGGACGTAGTGGCAAGCTGTTCGCTTGTGAGCATGCGAGTATCAGCCCTGATATCATGACGATTGGCAAGGCATTAACTGGCGGTTATATGACTTTTGCGGCGACTTTATGTACGCGTAACATTGCCGATACCATTAGCCAAAGTGATTATCCGGCACTGATGCACGGTCCGACCTTTATGGGCAATCCGCTAGCTTGTGCCGTCGCTTGTGCCTCAATTGATTTAATACTCTCCTATGATATTGAAGCGCGTACAGCAAATATCCAAACAATAATGGAACAACAACTTGCTGTAGCAGCAAAGCTAGACGGTGTTAAGGAAGTACGCTGTCTAGGCGCAGTTGCCGTCATTGAGTTAAATGAAGCGGTTGGTATGCCAATCTTTCAGGCTTTATTGATTGAGAATGGTATTTGGGTCAGACCATTTGGGAAACTGGTTTATATCATGCCGCCTTATATCATCACGAATACTGAGCTTTTGACTTTATGTCAATCGCTATTAAAAGTAGTCAGTATTTATTTAACGCAAAAAGGTCAAGAATGAGCGTTCTCTTTATCTCCGGTATCGATACCGACATCGGCAAAACTTATACGACGGGTATGATTGCCAAAGCGCTGATGCATCAAGGCGTCAATGTCATTACCCAAAAGCTGGTGCAAACTGGTGTCGCAATAAATCTAGATAGTGGCGAGATAGGAATTGCTGATGATATTATTATCCATCGTCAGCTGATGAGCCTTCCGTTGCAACCTTGCGACCTCAATTTCACCACTTGTCCATATCGTTATGAGAAGCCTGCGTCACCGCATTTATCTGCCAAGCTTGCAGGGCAAACTCTTAATCCTGAATTGATTACTAAAGCGACGCAGCAATTGCAACAAAGCTACGATGTGGTGCTCTTAGAAGGTGCTGGTGGATTGCTCGTGCCAATAACTGAGCAATTATTAACCTTAGATTATATTGCAGCTCAAGGCTATCCGATTGTTTTGGTCACTTCTGGTCGGCTTGGTAGCATCAACCATACCTTGCTTAGTTTGGAGGCGATAAAATTTCGCGGTCTAGAAGTTCATAGTGTTATTTATAATCATATTCATGATAATGCTGCTCAGACGGATGCTGAGATTGCAAATAGTACCATGGATTTTTTACAAAATTATTTAGCTGCAAATTACCCCAAAGCGCATTGGTTACAGATACCGTATATAGATGGCAGTCATCAAGCCAATTATGAGGCGTTATCAAAAAGCTATTCATTGTCTTTACCAGTCGATTTCGTCTAAAAGCTTTATGAGTGTGGTTTCTTTTCTATCGCAAAATAGGCTTTTATCTCAAGTCTGCAAATAAATAGAAAACTCATTCCCAATTAGTCGATATGTTTGCTATACTAGCGCGCTTGGTAGACTAGGCAATCGCCGCTGCACACTGGCAACAGATGAGCAGGGGAGGAAAGTCCGGGCTACATAGGGCAGCGTGCCAGCTAACGGCTGGGCAGGGTAACTTGACGACCAGTGCAGCAGAGAGTAGACCGCCTTTAGCATCGCAAGATGTTATCGGTAAGGGTGAAAGGGTGCGGTAAGAGCGCACCGCGTGAATGGCAACATCTCACGGCATGGTAAACTCCACGCGTAGCAAGACCAAATAGGCATCGGCATGGCGCGGCCCGCGTTCGATGCGGGTAGGTTGCTTGAGCGTACGAGCGATTGTGCGCCTAGAGGAATGATTGTCCACGACAGAACCCGGCTTATCGGTTTACCAACTTTTTTATTGTTCGTTTTTATCGTTAGTAGTATAAGTATTTGCCATTAATTTGAATTAAATTCCTATTTCTTGCAGAAAATGATAATTAGGGGTTGACGTCCTTCGCTTCTATCGGTATTATACCGAGCCTTAAATGGCGATGTAGCTCAGCTGGTTAGAGCGCATGACTCATAATCGTGAGGTCAAGAGTTCAAGTCTCTTCATCGCCACCATTTATAGTAAGACTTGCAGTATTAAAGAAGCCAATCCGTTGTGATTGGTTTTTTTTTGTCCAAAATAAATAAGTGAAAACTCTGTTATACAGTCATTTAAATAAATAATCGCTTATAATTACTTACTGTTTTCTTGCTAAATCATAGGTTTATCTGTTTAGGTACAGATTAATTCTTGTAACTTATGTCCCGCTTACTTATCATAGGGGCTGTTTCGGTAAAGTCCTGTAACGCTATGTCTGTACAATTACCCCCTTATCGTCCGATTAAGCATCGTAGTGGCCTTAAAGTCATGGGTGCTGCATTTCATGCACTGCTCATGCGTGAGCTACAAACGCGCTTTGGTGGTTACCGTTTGGGCTATTTGTGGGCGCCGCTAGAAGTTCTTTTTCAAATTCTTATATTTTTGGTTATTTTTGGCGCTATTCGTGAGCGTTTAGTGCCAGGAATGGATTTTTCTTTGTTCTTAGTAGCAGGAATGGTTCCGTTTCGTATGTTTCAAAAAATAGCAACTAGGGCATTAGGGGCTGTTGAAGCTAATAAAGGCTTGTTGATGTATCGTTCAATCAAACACATCGATGTGATTATTGCCCGCTCATTTTTAGAGTTAATCATTTATTTTTTTACTTCTATACTGCTATTAGCTGGTTTGGCCTTTTTCAATATCTATGCCAATCTAGAAAACTTGCATATCGTACTGTTTTGCTGGATTACTTTGTTCATGTTTAGCTTTGGCATCGCTTTAATTATGATGGTAATAGGGTATTATGGTGGCGAGATTAGTAAAGTAGTGACAATATTTTTTACGATACTTTACTTTACCTCAGGTATTGTTTTCCCTATTCACATAGTTCCAGAGCCTTATTTTAGTTACTTATTATACAATCCTCTGATCCATAATATTGAGCTCATAAGACATGCTTTCGCTCCCAATTATCCAGCCTATCATATTGATATAACGTATTTCTTGAAGTGGATGATCGGTGTTAATTTTTTTGGCCTTTTACTTTATAAATTTACAGAAAGAGATATGCTGCGTTCTCGTTAGGTAGCTAGCTTTCTCCTTAGTATTATTGATAGTCATTCAAAAATATAGGTAGATAAATGATCGAGATCAAAAATATTTCCAAATCATTTATGACTAAGCAAGGTCGGCATTATTTATTTAAAGATTTAAACCTGACCATTGGTGATAAAAAAAATGTGGGTTTACTTGGCCGAAATGGTGCCGGTAAATCAACGTTGCTGCGAATTATTTGTGGTCTTGATGAGCCGGATAGTGGTGAAATTATTACCGATTCCACTATTTCTTGGCCAGTAGGCGTAGCAGGTGGCTTTCAAGGTAGCTTAACGGGTCGTCAAAACGTGCGTTTTGTTTGTCGTCTTTATTCAAGCGGGCCTTATATCGATGAAAAAATTCGTTTCGTCGAAGAGTTCGCTGACATTGGTAACTATTTTGATATGCCAGTAAAAAGCTATTCATCAGGTATGAAAGCACGCTTAACCTTTGGCTTAAGCTTAGCCTTTGATTTTGATTATTATATGCTCGACGAAGCCGGTGCGGTTGGTGATGCCGCTTTTCGTAAGCGTAGTGAAGAGATTTTAGCAGCGCGCCGCGAGCAAGCAGGATTTTTAATAGTGTCGCATAACATCGGTGATATTAAGCGTAATTGTGATATTGGTATTGTGCTAATGGATCAAACAGCACACGTCTTTGACGATACAACAGAAGCGATTGAGGTATATGAAGAGCATGTCCACAAAGCGAAAAAATAAGATAATTGACTTCTCGCTGTTTATTGGCTTGGTGATCCTCCCTTGGGTGCTGGTGATCTTTTATGTCATGACGCTTGCCCATCCACGTTTCGTTTCGACTGCTGATGTAGTAGTAAAGCAAGTCAGTGAGTCAAGTGTGCCATCTGGTGGTGGTCTATCTGCTCTATTGGGGGTGAACAATACCAGTAAGGAAGATGCAACTTATCTGACTGAATACATCTTGTCTAATGATATGGTGAAGCGCCTTGATAATAAGTTTAAGTTCCGCGAGGCTTATTATGTGGATGGTTCGGATCCTATCTATGAGATTGATCCTGATGCTTCGCAAGAAGATTTACTCGAATATTTCAAAAGTCGTGTTCATATCAATCTTGATGAACAAAGCTACGTGCTTTCAGTGTCGACAGAAGCTTTTGATTCGAAGTATGCTTTTGAGCTTAATAAAGCGATTTTAAGTGAGTCTGAACAATTCGTAAACCGTATTTCACAAGAGGTCGCGCGTGATCAGCTAGTGTTTGCAGAAACACAACTTGATGAATCACAAGACCGCTTGAATGATGCCAAAGAGCAGCTGCTCAGCTATCAAAATAAAAACGAAATTTATGATCCGCAAGCCAATGCGCAAATCGTCAATCAGCTGATTGGTAGCTTGCAAGCGCAGCTTAGCTCATTGCGCACCGAAGAGCGTCAATTGCTCAGCTATTTGAACCCAGATGCGCCGCAAGTGGTTTCGTTAAGAAGTCAGATCAAAGCGGTTGAAGAGCAAATTGCTCAAGAACAAACCAAACTAACTTCACCGAATACCACCAAATTGAACCGTCAAGCCGTACAGTTTGAGACGATTAAAGCCGATGTTGAGTTTGCCACTGAGTTATATAAGTTGTCACTATCGTCGCTTGAGAAGGCACGCTTAGAAGCCTTTAAAAAGATGAAAAACTTGATTGTGATCTCAACCCCTTATGAGGCTGAAGAATCATCATATCCGCGTCATATTTATATTATTTGGACATCGCTTGCATTGCTTTTGATGCTTTATGGCTTTGTACGTTTAGTAATGGCAGTGGTTCGTGACCATCGTAGCTAGCTTGGAACTTATTTTTTATAGGGTAAATGGTTAACTTGCTACCCTATAAAACGTTAAAGTTTTGATTTGCTTGATAATCGTGAACGATTTGCCAAACCAGATACCAGTAATGATCGATAGATCTGCAAAGGAATACCTCTCATGAATATGAAACCACGTTCTATCGTGACGATGATAAGTTTAGCTATGGCAACGATTAGTATGCCAGCAATGGCAGCAAGCAGTTATGCTGATCAAATAGCAGGGTCTAGTTTTGGTACTAGCAACAATAACATGGGTCAAGACCAAAACCGCAGCAATATTAATGTGTCAACGCAAGCGTTTGCTGGCGGTGTACCAGGACAGGCAACCACGCAAGAAGCGGTTGATGCAGCAAGCTTGCCAAGTCAATCGGTCATCAATACCACCCGTCCTTATCAAGATATTAATACACAGGATATGATGTTTGGTGAGCAGCTGTTTCGTGGTGCGTTTTCTACGACCTCAGGATCAACCTTTAACGACAGCTATGTGATTAATCCTGGCGATAATGTACAGGTACGGATGTGGGGAGCGTATCAATATGCCGCGACCACAACTGTGGATCCGCAAGGTAATATATTTTTACCCAATGTGGGTCCAGTCCGTATTTCTGGTGTGCAAAATGGCAGCCTACAAAATGTGGTTAAAAGTGCGGTCAGTCGTATTTACCGCTCAAATGTTGGCGTTTATGCGTCCTTAGAGCAAGCGCAACCAGTGAAAGTGTTCGTGACAGGTTTTGTTAAACAACCTGGCTATTACGGTGGTCTTGCAGCAGATTCGGTATTATCTTACTTAGATAGAGCAGGCGGTGTCGATCCAACCCGCGGCAGTTATATTGATATTCAAATCAAACGTAATGGTCAGATGCTACAGCAAGTCAACCTGTATGATTTTCTACTGGCGGGTAAATTACAAGCATTCTCTTTTCGTGATGGCGATGTGATTACGGTCGCGCCGCAGAAAAAAACCTTTGAAGTAGGCGGTCAAGTCCAAAACGAATATACCTTTGAATTTGATGTGAACGATCTGACCATTGGTGATGTATTGCAAGTGGCCAATCCAGCAGCGAATGCCACCAACGTTAGTATCACTCGCAGTGCAGGACGTGCACAGACGGCGGAATATTACTCGTTGGCAGAAGCTCAAAACGTGCCTGTTTATAATGGTGATCAGATGGTAGTTACCTCCGATCGTTATGCGGGCACAATCGCGGTGCAAGTAAAAGGTGCGCATACAGGTAATGGTGCCATGGTTGTACCATATGGTGCTCGCTTAAAGGACATCGTGCCACAGCTACAGCCAAGCCCACTCGCTAAACTGACTCATTTGACCATTTATCGTGAGTCTGTTGCTGAGCAACAAAAACGCATGATTAATGAGTCGCTCGATCGCCTAGAAGAGCTGACGCTTGCCACGCAGTCGACCACTCGTGAAGAAGCAGCACTGCGTCAAGACGATGCAGCGTTGGTTAAGCAGTTTGTTGCCAAAGCGCGTAATGTTAAAACGACGGGTCAAATTGTTGTCGTCCCGAATTCGTGGCAGGATATTATTCTGCAGCAAGGTGATATCATTGAGATACCTGCGCAAACGTCTGTCATTACCGTTAATGGTCAAGTACGAGCACAAGGCGCGCTGACCTTTAATCCAGATTATACCGTTGGTGATTATGTTGCCAATTCAGGCGGTTTCTCTGACAATGCTGATGTTAAAGAAATCTTGATTATCCATCAAAATGGCGCCAGTGAGGTGGTCAATACCGCTTATCGTATCCAGCAAGGCGATGAGATTATGGTATTACCAAAAGTCAAAACTAAGCGCGTAGAAATTGCGCGTGGCTTATCGCAAATTGTTTATCAATTAGCCATCGCTGCTAAAGTGGTTCTCGATTTATAACCATTATTGAAAAGTTGTATAACAAGAGAACAAGTCATCTGCATAGATTGATGTAAAAGTAATGAATAAGGGTGTTGAAAATGGCAAAAAGCGCGGCAGATGATGTCAATGTGGCAGTGACCTCTCACTCTGATAATGCACTGCTTTTGCCATCATCCCCATACCAATTGCCACAGCACTTGGCGGTCATTGGTAAGGGTATGCGTCAAAACAATTTACTTTTGTCTCAGGTATTACAAGCAGATATTCAGCGCTGGTATCCGTGGTCAGGTCTACCGCAACGTATCAATGTAGGTA
Proteins encoded in this region:
- the smpB gene encoding SsrA-binding protein SmpB, with the translated sequence MSKKSKKPENQICANKKARHEYFIEETFEAGLSLQGWEVKAIRAGKMTITEAYIIFRNNEAFLFGAHIQPLLSSSTHVSPDSIRTRKLLLNRREIEKLMGAVNQKGYACVPLSCYWKNSLVKCQIGLALGKKQHDKRKTLKDRDWERDKQRGFKKDLD
- the coaD gene encoding pantetheine-phosphate adenylyltransferase; the encoded protein is MSHSTSSKLHTKILYPGTFDPITNGHVDLVTRATKLFDEVVIAVASGHHKKPLFNFEERVALVETVFADLPQVSVVGFEGLLVDFMREKNATAVLRGLRAMSDFEYEFQLANMNRELDENFEAVFLTPSQNYSFISSTMIREIAKLGGDVTKFVPPCVSQAFAEKLNLK
- a CDS encoding YfhL family 4Fe-4S dicluster ferredoxin, translated to MALLITDECINCDVCEPACPNEAISEGDDIYVIDPDLCTECVGHFDEPQCVVICPVDCIPHDPNHVETESDLLSKYKRITGQ
- the bioA gene encoding adenosylmethionine--8-amino-7-oxononanoate transaminase; protein product: MTTSLLSTKSTNDFDQQHLWHPYASLPPTYPNIVIDHADGIYIVTEDGTRLIDGMSSWWASVHGYNHPKLNAAIIDQLGKMAHVMFGGLTHQPAIDLGKKLLAIVPAGLDAIFYADSGSIAVEVALKMALQYQIAAKRPQKCQFASTHSGYYGDTWHAMSVCDPINGMHSLYGKQLPMQHFVPAPPMGFERDISQSEYDELTDFFDKNSDQLAGFIIEPIIQGAGGMRFYSPEYLQLLRKLCDEYDVVLIADEIATGFGRSGKLFACEHASISPDIMTIGKALTGGYMTFAATLCTRNIADTISQSDYPALMHGPTFMGNPLACAVACASIDLILSYDIEARTANIQTIMEQQLAVAAKLDGVKEVRCLGAVAVIELNEAVGMPIFQALLIENGIWVRPFGKLVYIMPPYIITNTELLTLCQSLLKVVSIYLTQKGQE
- the bioD gene encoding dethiobiotin synthase; the encoded protein is MSVLFISGIDTDIGKTYTTGMIAKALMHQGVNVITQKLVQTGVAINLDSGEIGIADDIIIHRQLMSLPLQPCDLNFTTCPYRYEKPASPHLSAKLAGQTLNPELITKATQQLQQSYDVVLLEGAGGLLVPITEQLLTLDYIAAQGYPIVLVTSGRLGSINHTLLSLEAIKFRGLEVHSVIYNHIHDNAAQTDAEIANSTMDFLQNYLAANYPKAHWLQIPYIDGSHQANYEALSKSYSLSLPVDFV
- a CDS encoding ABC transporter permease, producing the protein MSVQLPPYRPIKHRSGLKVMGAAFHALLMRELQTRFGGYRLGYLWAPLEVLFQILIFLVIFGAIRERLVPGMDFSLFLVAGMVPFRMFQKIATRALGAVEANKGLLMYRSIKHIDVIIARSFLELIIYFFTSILLLAGLAFFNIYANLENLHIVLFCWITLFMFSFGIALIMMVIGYYGGEISKVVTIFFTILYFTSGIVFPIHIVPEPYFSYLLYNPLIHNIELIRHAFAPNYPAYHIDITYFLKWMIGVNFFGLLLYKFTERDMLRSR
- a CDS encoding ABC transporter ATP-binding protein, whose protein sequence is MIEIKNISKSFMTKQGRHYLFKDLNLTIGDKKNVGLLGRNGAGKSTLLRIICGLDEPDSGEIITDSTISWPVGVAGGFQGSLTGRQNVRFVCRLYSSGPYIDEKIRFVEEFADIGNYFDMPVKSYSSGMKARLTFGLSLAFDFDYYMLDEAGAVGDAAFRKRSEEILAARREQAGFLIVSHNIGDIKRNCDIGIVLMDQTAHVFDDTTEAIEVYEEHVHKAKK
- a CDS encoding capsule biosynthesis protein; protein product: MSTKRKNKIIDFSLFIGLVILPWVLVIFYVMTLAHPRFVSTADVVVKQVSESSVPSGGGLSALLGVNNTSKEDATYLTEYILSNDMVKRLDNKFKFREAYYVDGSDPIYEIDPDASQEDLLEYFKSRVHINLDEQSYVLSVSTEAFDSKYAFELNKAILSESEQFVNRISQEVARDQLVFAETQLDESQDRLNDAKEQLLSYQNKNEIYDPQANAQIVNQLIGSLQAQLSSLRTEERQLLSYLNPDAPQVVSLRSQIKAVEEQIAQEQTKLTSPNTTKLNRQAVQFETIKADVEFATELYKLSLSSLEKARLEAFKKMKNLIVISTPYEAEESSYPRHIYIIWTSLALLLMLYGFVRLVMAVVRDHRS
- a CDS encoding polysaccharide biosynthesis/export family protein; this translates as MNMKPRSIVTMISLAMATISMPAMAASSYADQIAGSSFGTSNNNMGQDQNRSNINVSTQAFAGGVPGQATTQEAVDAASLPSQSVINTTRPYQDINTQDMMFGEQLFRGAFSTTSGSTFNDSYVINPGDNVQVRMWGAYQYAATTTVDPQGNIFLPNVGPVRISGVQNGSLQNVVKSAVSRIYRSNVGVYASLEQAQPVKVFVTGFVKQPGYYGGLAADSVLSYLDRAGGVDPTRGSYIDIQIKRNGQMLQQVNLYDFLLAGKLQAFSFRDGDVITVAPQKKTFEVGGQVQNEYTFEFDVNDLTIGDVLQVANPAANATNVSITRSAGRAQTAEYYSLAEAQNVPVYNGDQMVVTSDRYAGTIAVQVKGAHTGNGAMVVPYGARLKDIVPQLQPSPLAKLTHLTIYRESVAEQQKRMINESLDRLEELTLATQSTTREEAALRQDDAALVKQFVAKARNVKTTGQIVVVPNSWQDIILQQGDIIEIPAQTSVITVNGQVRAQGALTFNPDYTVGDYVANSGGFSDNADVKEILIIHQNGASEVVNTAYRIQQGDEIMVLPKVKTKRVEIARGLSQIVYQLAIAAKVVLDL